Proteins encoded within one genomic window of Empedobacter falsenii:
- a CDS encoding ParA family protein, producing MGKIIAIANQKGGVGKTTTSLNLAASLGVLEKKVLLIDADPQANATSGLGFDLDEIEAGTYEVLENEVLASKAILQSESPNLDLMPAHLDLVAAEIEIVDYENREYMLKNALSEIKDQYDYIIIDCAPSLGLITLNALTAADSVIIPIQCEYFALEGLGKLLNTIKGIQQHHNKELDIEGLLLTMYDSRLRLSNQVLDEVNNHFPQMVFKTIITRNVRLSEAPSFGETIIQYDAASKGAENYLNLAREFLINNNDTV from the coding sequence ATGGGTAAAATTATTGCTATTGCTAACCAAAAAGGTGGTGTTGGTAAAACGACAACTTCGTTAAACCTTGCCGCTTCATTAGGTGTTTTAGAGAAAAAAGTTTTATTAATTGACGCAGATCCGCAAGCAAATGCAACATCTGGTTTGGGTTTTGATTTGGATGAAATCGAAGCAGGAACCTATGAAGTATTGGAAAATGAAGTACTTGCAAGCAAAGCTATTTTACAATCAGAATCGCCAAACCTAGACTTGATGCCTGCTCATTTAGATTTAGTTGCTGCCGAGATTGAGATTGTAGATTACGAGAACCGCGAATACATGTTAAAAAACGCGTTGTCAGAAATCAAAGATCAATATGATTATATTATTATAGATTGCGCGCCTTCACTTGGCTTGATTACTTTGAACGCGCTTACAGCTGCTGATTCTGTGATTATTCCTATTCAGTGCGAATATTTTGCGTTAGAAGGTTTAGGTAAATTATTAAATACGATAAAAGGAATTCAACAACATCACAACAAGGAACTGGATATCGAAGGTTTATTGTTAACGATGTATGATTCTCGCTTACGCCTTTCTAATCAGGTTTTAGACGAAGTGAACAATCATTTTCCGCAAATGGTTTTCAAAACAATTATTACTCGAAATGTACGTTTGTCAGAAGCACCAAGTTTTGGCGAAACAATTATTCAGTACGACGCAGCAAGTAAAGGTGCAGAAAATTACTTAAATTTAGCGCGTGAATTTTTAATTAACAACAACGATACAGTTTAA
- a CDS encoding ParB/RepB/Spo0J family partition protein: MAKPNKNNRLGRGLSALLKDEPTVKTAQDEGAKKLVGNILEIDLEKITANPWQPRTNFDKKALEELVSSIQTLGVIQPITIRKKPTGEYELISGERRFRASQLAGKKTIPAYVRLANDQEMLEMALVENIQRQDLDAIEIALSYQQLIDEIKLTQEELSKRVGKDRTSITNYLRLLKLDPIIQTGIRDGMISMGHGRALMAIDDTDLQFDIYEKIVKNNLSVRDTERLIKSIKEGKPEKKATNELPSQYKEALSSISNSLNTKVEIKRANNGKGKIILNFTSDDEFERLRKFLNEN; encoded by the coding sequence ATGGCAAAGCCAAATAAAAATAATCGCTTGGGACGTGGATTATCTGCTCTATTAAAGGATGAACCAACTGTAAAAACTGCACAAGATGAAGGTGCTAAAAAATTGGTTGGAAATATTTTGGAAATAGATTTAGAAAAAATCACCGCGAATCCTTGGCAACCACGAACGAATTTCGATAAAAAAGCTTTAGAGGAATTGGTTTCGTCTATTCAAACATTAGGCGTTATTCAACCAATTACGATTCGTAAAAAACCAACAGGTGAATATGAATTGATTTCTGGTGAAAGACGTTTTCGCGCTTCGCAATTAGCTGGTAAAAAAACAATTCCGGCTTATGTGCGTTTAGCAAATGACCAAGAAATGCTGGAAATGGCATTAGTCGAAAATATTCAGCGTCAAGATTTAGATGCGATCGAAATTGCACTTTCTTACCAACAATTGATTGATGAAATCAAGTTAACGCAAGAAGAATTAAGTAAACGTGTTGGAAAAGACAGAACGTCTATTACCAATTATTTGCGTTTATTGAAATTAGATCCGATTATCCAAACAGGAATTCGTGACGGAATGATTTCAATGGGACACGGTCGCGCTTTAATGGCTATTGATGATACTGATTTACAATTTGATATTTACGAAAAAATTGTCAAAAACAATTTATCTGTTCGCGATACAGAACGTTTAATCAAATCGATAAAAGAAGGTAAACCTGAGAAAAAAGCAACAAATGAATTACCTTCTCAGTACAAAGAAGCATTAAGTTCTATTTCAAATTCATTGAATACGAAAGTTGAAATAAAACGTGCAAATAATGGAAAAGGTAAAATAATTTTGAATTTTACTTCTGATGATGAGTTTGAACGATTAAGAAAATTTTTAAATGAGAATTAA
- a CDS encoding DUF5683 domain-containing protein: MRIKAFLLGLTISSTFAFGQVKTDSLVVVENNVIVNDTMSVTKEALMEKSPIRASLYSAILPGAGQLYNKKWLKAPIALGLVGTGTGFTIYYNNLYKKYRKAYIAVREGTPNEFTGILSAEQLAVIQDDYKRKRDYSVALTALAYLLNIVDATVDAHLFTVRNDTEMSFKPTVIQDEMTLEPVLGLAFNLKF, encoded by the coding sequence ATGAGAATTAAAGCATTCTTACTTGGATTAACGATCTCTTCGACGTTTGCTTTCGGTCAAGTTAAAACGGATTCTTTAGTCGTTGTCGAAAATAATGTTATTGTAAACGATACAATGAGCGTAACTAAAGAAGCATTAATGGAGAAAAGTCCAATTAGAGCCTCTTTGTATTCGGCTATTTTACCTGGTGCTGGACAATTGTATAACAAAAAATGGTTAAAAGCACCTATTGCGCTTGGTTTAGTAGGTACAGGAACAGGTTTTACGATTTATTACAATAATTTGTACAAAAAATACCGAAAAGCTTATATTGCGGTAAGAGAAGGAACACCAAACGAATTCACAGGAATTTTATCTGCAGAGCAATTGGCAGTTATTCAAGATGATTACAAACGAAAACGCGATTATAGTGTCGCTTTAACTGCATTAGCTTATTTATTAAATATTGTAGATGCAACAGTAGATGCGCATTTATTCACAGTTCGTAATGACACAGAAATGTCATTCAAACCAACAGTCATTCAAGATGAAATGACATTAGAGCCAGTTTTAGGATTGGCATTTAACTTAAAATTTTAG
- the dapB gene encoding 4-hydroxy-tetrahydrodipicolinate reductase has protein sequence MKIALIGYGKMGKAIEEILIQRGHEVVLKISRTPLAEELNNVEVAIEFSRPEFAYDNLKVLLENKIATICGTTGWLDKQEEINHLAISNNTAFLYASNFSLGVNLFFELNSILARMMNKYRNEYQINLEEIHHTQKLDAPSGTAITIAEGIIDNSTYNSWSMDEKAKDIIPVEAKRIEDVPGTHIVQYNSDVDTIEISHTAHSRKGFALGAVIAAEWICNKQGVFTMKDVLELN, from the coding sequence ATGAAAATTGCATTAATAGGATACGGAAAAATGGGAAAAGCCATTGAAGAAATTTTAATTCAACGCGGACACGAAGTTGTACTTAAAATATCTCGTACTCCACTTGCGGAAGAATTAAATAATGTTGAAGTTGCAATAGAATTTTCGAGACCAGAATTCGCTTACGACAACCTTAAAGTATTACTTGAAAATAAAATCGCAACAATTTGTGGAACAACAGGATGGTTAGATAAACAAGAAGAAATTAATCATTTAGCAATTTCAAATAACACCGCTTTTTTATATGCTTCTAACTTTAGTTTGGGCGTTAATTTATTCTTCGAATTAAATTCTATTTTAGCTCGAATGATGAATAAATATCGTAACGAATACCAAATTAATCTAGAAGAAATTCATCATACACAAAAACTTGATGCACCTTCTGGAACAGCGATTACAATTGCCGAAGGAATTATTGACAATTCAACATATAATTCTTGGTCGATGGACGAAAAAGCAAAAGACATTATTCCAGTTGAAGCAAAAAGAATCGAGGATGTTCCCGGAACACATATCGTACAATATAACTCTGATGTAGACACTATTGAGATTTCTCATACTGCGCATTCTCGCAAAGGTTTTGCCTTAGGTGCCGTGATTGCTGCGGAATGGATTTGTAATAAACAAGGTGTTTTCACAATGAAAGATGTACTTGAACTAAACTAA
- the lepB gene encoding signal peptidase I, with protein sequence MHVLIYWLIGFIIANIIFGAATWKLYKNAGKQAIQAYIPFLNIWKGLEIIHRPKWWIILFYLPIVGPIFWLVFFVDLGDSYGKIETKDKVIMVLTLGLYIFAVNYSDNPKYLGPEKRKPTFVSSLIFALVLATLVHNWFIQPMIVPTGSMENTIKIGDALFVEKVSHGARVPMTPIGIPFSEFIYRDGFIDKARLPYMRLPGWRDLKSNDIVVFNYPTDSVYSAIDRKDAYVKRLVGLPGETIQVRNGVLYVNDKKFIPKKDAQVQHAYTVIVKSPFSDKLLYDNFGIISTDYNAAKQADGTFIYQFAALTDAHVTAMKSNANVVSVEPILQPVGEKTEHIVNGKIDSTNTIFPVNKTWNTDQYGPLYIPKKGDVVDVNKETLAQYINVIRKYEHNSLRVDSANGKFDVYINDQKTNKYEIKQNYYFMMGDNRNQSLDARFFGYVGEDHIIGRPIMIWANMNGMFEPAAPKKFIWNRFFTSINNDNPDKTSYGIYVLIALIGWIGYDIVKARKEKKKNKY encoded by the coding sequence ATGCATGTACTAATTTACTGGTTAATTGGTTTTATTATTGCCAATATAATCTTTGGAGCTGCAACTTGGAAATTATATAAAAATGCTGGAAAGCAAGCAATTCAAGCTTATATTCCTTTTCTAAATATCTGGAAAGGTTTAGAAATTATTCATCGTCCAAAATGGTGGATTATTCTATTTTATTTGCCAATTGTTGGTCCTATTTTTTGGTTAGTATTCTTTGTTGATTTAGGAGATTCTTACGGAAAAATTGAAACAAAAGACAAAGTCATTATGGTTTTGACTTTAGGTTTATACATTTTTGCAGTTAATTATTCTGATAATCCAAAATATTTAGGACCAGAAAAACGCAAACCAACATTTGTTTCTTCCTTAATTTTTGCCCTTGTTTTGGCAACTTTGGTTCATAACTGGTTTATTCAACCAATGATTGTTCCTACAGGATCAATGGAAAATACAATCAAAATTGGTGATGCTTTATTTGTAGAAAAAGTAAGTCACGGAGCGCGCGTTCCTATGACGCCGATCGGAATTCCATTTTCTGAGTTCATTTACCGTGATGGTTTTATCGACAAAGCGCGTTTGCCTTATATGCGTCTTCCAGGTTGGAGAGATTTAAAATCGAACGATATTGTTGTCTTCAACTATCCTACAGATTCTGTTTATTCTGCTATCGATCGTAAAGATGCGTATGTAAAACGTTTGGTAGGTTTACCAGGTGAAACGATTCAAGTTCGTAATGGAGTTTTATATGTAAATGATAAAAAATTCATTCCGAAAAAAGATGCACAAGTTCAACATGCGTATACAGTTATTGTAAAATCTCCTTTCAGCGATAAATTATTATACGATAATTTCGGAATTATTAGTACTGATTATAACGCTGCAAAACAAGCTGACGGAACATTTATTTATCAATTTGCTGCTTTGACTGATGCTCATGTTACAGCAATGAAATCTAATGCAAATGTAGTTTCTGTTGAACCAATTTTACAACCAGTTGGTGAAAAAACAGAGCACATTGTAAATGGAAAAATTGATAGTACAAATACGATTTTCCCTGTAAACAAAACGTGGAATACAGATCAATATGGACCTTTATATATTCCGAAAAAAGGTGATGTAGTTGATGTAAACAAAGAAACCTTAGCACAATACATCAATGTAATTCGTAAATACGAGCACAATAGTTTGCGTGTAGATTCTGCGAATGGTAAGTTTGATGTGTACATTAACGATCAAAAAACAAATAAATACGAAATCAAACAAAACTATTACTTCATGATGGGAGATAATAGAAATCAATCGTTAGATGCGCGTTTCTTTGGATATGTTGGAGAAGATCACATCATTGGTCGTCCAATTATGATTTGGGCAAATATGAACGGAATGTTCGAGCCTGCTGCTCCTAAGAAATTTATTTGGAACCGTTTCTTTACATCAATCAATAATGATAATCCAGACAAAACTTCGTACGGAATTTATGTTTTAATTGCCTTAATTGGTTGGATTGGATACGATATTGTAAAAGCTCGTAAAGAGAAGAAGAAAAACAAATATTAA
- a CDS encoding WbqC family protein — protein MKNTFAAFYFGPIDYYAEMVKSQTLDIEVQENFQKQTYRNRMYILGANGKLMLNIPILHNGTRLFKDLQPSYEYDWQKEHIKSLKSAYQSSPYFEYYEDEIIPILEQKEKFLLDFNLKTIDFINKKLSLDLEISKTETYQDLNPENDFRNQFSAKKAPQYNLPEYAQVFDDKFEFIEGLSILDLLFSEGPSAAVYLKNLIK, from the coding sequence ATGAAAAATACGTTTGCAGCTTTTTATTTTGGACCGATTGATTACTATGCAGAAATGGTAAAAAGCCAAACTTTGGATATCGAAGTTCAAGAAAATTTTCAAAAGCAAACTTACCGTAACCGCATGTATATTTTGGGCGCAAATGGTAAATTAATGTTGAATATTCCAATTTTACACAACGGAACACGTTTGTTCAAAGATTTGCAACCTTCTTATGAATATGATTGGCAAAAAGAACACATCAAATCGTTAAAATCAGCTTATCAAAGTTCTCCATATTTTGAATATTATGAAGATGAAATTATTCCAATTTTAGAACAAAAAGAGAAATTTCTTTTAGATTTTAATCTAAAAACAATTGATTTCATCAACAAGAAATTAAGCTTAGATTTGGAGATTTCTAAAACTGAAACCTATCAAGATCTGAATCCTGAAAATGATTTCAGAAATCAATTTTCTGCTAAAAAAGCACCTCAATATAACTTACCAGAATATGCACAAGTTTTTGATGATAAATTTGAGTTTATAGAAGGTTTGAGTATCTTAGATTTACTTTTTAGCGAAGGACCAAGTGCCGCAGTATATTTAAAAAACTTAATAAAATAA
- a CDS encoding S8 family serine peptidase — protein MRKLFIALGFAFTLGFAQAQTTEVPKEKWYHAGVEQTGVYGVNTDQALQFLKDNKRKANTIIVGVLDSGVENFHEDLKANMWSNPKEIPGNGIDDDKNGYIDDVHGWSFLGTAKGINYNDDTTELTRVYKALSSKYATFDQKKNHEAIVKNPTEYAEFQKIEKEYLSAVGKAKYNQQVAQSKLNAVEGGVNKMVLEFGDTKLTKDILKNYQPTDSQILEALWIFGELKEEQWVGKTMKEVSNTYLGAARRAAKGDALSSHLNLDLVDRKDVDNPNDKKERFYGNGDSNGPESSHGTHVAGIIGAVRGNNIGSEGTTGGNNVKIMSVRTVPNGDERDKDVANAIYYAVDNGAKILNMSFGKPYSPDADLVWDAFKYASDKGVLIVKAAGNSNEDIDVHVHYPTNFRNGNTVSKSVLTVGASTKDPNALKARFSNYGKKSVDVFGPGQEIYATYPGVDQYRFLNGTSMASPAVAGVAALVWSHYPKLTAEDIRTILMETVNKNEQLKDISVAGGVVDSYKAVKKAEEIYKQRKLK, from the coding sequence ATGAGAAAATTATTTATTGCTTTAGGATTTGCCTTTACATTAGGGTTTGCTCAAGCACAAACAACAGAGGTACCAAAAGAAAAATGGTATCATGCAGGTGTAGAACAAACAGGTGTTTATGGTGTAAATACTGATCAAGCTTTACAATTCTTAAAAGACAACAAAAGAAAAGCTAATACAATTATTGTAGGAGTTTTAGACAGTGGTGTTGAAAATTTCCACGAAGATTTGAAAGCAAATATGTGGTCAAATCCAAAAGAAATTCCAGGAAACGGAATCGATGATGACAAAAATGGTTACATTGATGACGTACATGGATGGTCTTTTTTAGGAACAGCAAAAGGAATCAATTACAATGATGATACCACTGAATTAACACGTGTTTACAAAGCTTTATCATCTAAATACGCAACTTTCGATCAAAAGAAAAATCATGAAGCTATTGTAAAAAATCCTACTGAATATGCTGAATTTCAAAAAATTGAAAAAGAATATTTAAGCGCTGTAGGAAAAGCAAAATATAACCAACAAGTTGCTCAATCTAAATTGAATGCAGTTGAAGGTGGTGTAAATAAAATGGTTCTTGAATTTGGAGATACTAAATTAACTAAAGATATTTTAAAAAATTACCAACCAACAGATTCTCAAATCTTAGAAGCTTTATGGATTTTTGGTGAATTGAAAGAAGAGCAATGGGTTGGGAAAACGATGAAAGAAGTTTCGAATACCTATTTAGGAGCTGCTCGTCGTGCTGCGAAGGGAGATGCTTTATCTTCTCACTTAAATTTAGATTTGGTTGATCGTAAAGATGTTGACAATCCAAATGATAAGAAAGAGCGTTTTTATGGAAACGGAGATTCTAACGGACCTGAGTCTTCTCACGGAACTCACGTTGCTGGAATTATCGGTGCTGTAAGAGGAAATAATATCGGTTCTGAAGGAACAACAGGAGGAAATAATGTGAAAATTATGTCTGTTCGTACAGTTCCAAATGGAGATGAGCGCGATAAAGATGTTGCAAATGCTATTTATTACGCAGTTGACAATGGAGCAAAAATCTTGAACATGTCTTTCGGAAAACCTTATTCTCCTGATGCAGATTTAGTTTGGGATGCATTCAAATATGCTTCTGATAAAGGTGTTTTAATCGTTAAAGCGGCAGGAAATAGCAACGAAGACATTGATGTTCATGTACATTATCCAACTAATTTCAGAAATGGAAATACAGTTTCTAAATCTGTCCTTACAGTTGGTGCTTCTACTAAAGATCCAAATGCCTTAAAAGCTCGTTTCTCAAACTATGGTAAAAAATCGGTAGATGTTTTTGGACCAGGACAAGAGATCTATGCAACATATCCAGGGGTTGATCAATATCGCTTCTTAAACGGAACTTCTATGGCCTCACCTGCTGTTGCTGGTGTTGCAGCGTTAGTTTGGTCACATTATCCAAAATTAACGGCAGAAGATATTCGTACTATTTTAATGGAAACAGTAAATAAAAACGAGCAATTAAAAGATATTTCTGTTGCTGGAGGTGTTGTAGATTCTTACAAAGCTGTAAAAAAAGCTGAAGAAATTTACAAACAACGTAAGTTGAAATAA
- a CDS encoding S8 family peptidase, with protein MKKFLLSISVAMFVGVTSFAQETTTALPLPKVDQKYWQHESFEESGVYGVNTQKALQFLESKKRKPSQLIVGVLDSGVEITHPDLKDNIWTNSKEIAGNGIDDDKNGYIDDIHGWNFIGGKDGKNVDGDTLELTRLFVKYRDLFEKSKDAASNKTKFPKEFEEYQKIKPEFENKLAEAKQNAAQYVQMNDIFSVAFPALIKEWGEKDLNEKNMMSFKPASKEAQQGMIIFGMVPKEAWEGKSMKDFLTEVGNEISEGTKYYKEQVEINLNTELDPRPIVGDNYADKSERFYGNNDVDGPDSMHGTHVSGIIAAKSGNGIGMDGIAGNGYVKIMSVRTVPNGDERDKDVANAIRYAADNGAKILNMSFGKAYSPDKQIVWDAFKYAEKKGLLLIKAAGNENVNIDDEIHFPTVYDNKGAEVSKNVITVGANTMDNNNLRASFSNFGKKSVDVFAPGNEIYSTVPNKDGEYKNESGTSMASPVVAGVAALVWAHYPKLTATDIKQILLESVNKNPALTDISVTGGVVDAYKAVQLAEKMYVAKKLK; from the coding sequence ATGAAAAAATTCTTATTAAGTATATCAGTTGCCATGTTTGTTGGTGTGACATCGTTCGCACAAGAAACGACAACTGCTCTACCTTTACCTAAAGTTGATCAAAAATATTGGCAACACGAATCTTTCGAAGAAAGTGGTGTTTATGGTGTTAATACTCAAAAAGCGTTACAATTTTTAGAATCAAAAAAACGTAAACCATCACAGTTAATTGTTGGTGTTTTAGATTCTGGAGTTGAGATTACTCATCCAGATTTAAAAGATAATATTTGGACAAATAGCAAAGAAATTGCTGGGAATGGAATTGACGATGATAAAAATGGTTATATAGATGATATTCACGGTTGGAATTTTATCGGAGGAAAAGATGGTAAAAATGTTGATGGAGATACATTAGAGTTAACACGTCTTTTTGTAAAATACCGCGATTTATTCGAAAAAAGTAAAGATGCTGCTTCAAACAAAACGAAATTCCCAAAAGAATTTGAAGAATATCAAAAAATAAAACCTGAGTTCGAAAATAAATTAGCCGAAGCAAAACAAAATGCAGCGCAATATGTACAGATGAATGATATTTTCTCTGTTGCATTTCCTGCTTTGATTAAAGAATGGGGCGAAAAAGATTTGAATGAAAAAAATATGATGTCTTTTAAACCTGCTTCTAAAGAGGCACAACAAGGGATGATTATTTTTGGTATGGTTCCGAAAGAAGCTTGGGAAGGAAAATCGATGAAAGATTTCTTAACAGAAGTTGGAAATGAAATTTCAGAAGGAACAAAATATTACAAAGAACAAGTTGAAATTAACTTGAATACAGAATTAGATCCTCGTCCAATTGTTGGTGATAATTATGCTGATAAATCAGAACGTTTTTACGGAAATAATGATGTAGACGGTCCTGATTCTATGCACGGAACGCACGTTTCTGGAATTATTGCGGCAAAATCTGGTAACGGAATTGGAATGGATGGAATCGCAGGAAATGGTTATGTAAAAATCATGTCAGTTCGTACAGTTCCAAATGGTGACGAACGCGATAAAGACGTTGCAAATGCCATTCGTTATGCTGCAGATAATGGAGCAAAAATCTTGAACATGTCTTTTGGAAAAGCTTATTCTCCAGATAAACAAATTGTTTGGGATGCATTTAAATATGCTGAGAAAAAAGGTCTTTTATTGATTAAAGCTGCAGGAAATGAAAACGTAAATATTGATGACGAAATTCACTTCCCTACTGTTTATGATAACAAAGGCGCAGAAGTTTCTAAAAACGTAATTACAGTTGGAGCAAACACAATGGATAATAACAATTTAAGAGCAAGTTTCTCTAATTTTGGTAAAAAGTCTGTAGACGTTTTTGCGCCAGGAAATGAAATATATTCTACTGTTCCTAATAAAGATGGGGAATACAAAAACGAAAGTGGAACTTCTATGGCTTCCCCAGTTGTAGCAGGAGTTGCGGCTCTGGTTTGGGCTCATTATCCCAAATTAACTGCAACAGATATCAAACAAATTTTGTTAGAATCTGTCAATAAAAATCCTGCTTTAACAGATATTTCTGTAACAGGCGGTGTCGTTGATGCGTACAAAGCTGTTCAATTAGCAGAAAAAATGTATGTTGCTAAAAAATTGAAATAA